In one window of Juglans regia cultivar Chandler chromosome 3, Walnut 2.0, whole genome shotgun sequence DNA:
- the LOC109013110 gene encoding increased DNA methylation 1-like isoform X2, with protein MKREFEFQPEPDNSLGGRTPTDTTESTSSRIEVYDTVNSNCKRFKGSLVNGLIVYTRERKSRFNWSNGLSENGHNEQLRSPDEREINVNASVEDGRKGKEVQIVDGDHLICKDKELVRSPAKEGGPAGNIVVIATQSCEGKNDFPEKEVRSFTPSAVRPKVKPEPTESLLNASEDLDGEATGGVNLTPKNKLELKMSKKIALNKKPMTVRELFETGLLDGVTVVYMGCHKFQGSGLRGTIRDGGILCSCTSCNGCRVIPPSKFEMHACKTYKRAAQYICLENGKSLLDLLRACRASPLHTLEATIQNIIGSTPEEKYFTCKRCKGCFPRSCVAKTGLLCNSCVDSLESHDTPTHEDGKRASTSVVFSKPSRTASGSISPHNKGQWKASVSVSPQNKSQWKLKTKSPKRVLFSKYSKSASACITSKNKRPWKRTEKSSKSVLISRSSKSVSFSIPSQNKSPWKITTKDQRLHKLVFEEDGLPDGTEVAYYARGQKILEGYKKGFGIFCRCCNSEVSPSQFEAHAGWGSRRKPYAYVYTSNGVSLHELAISLSKDRKYSAKDNDNLCIICADGGNLLLCDGCPRAFHKECASLTSIPRGDWYCTYCQNMFQREKFVEHNENAVAAGRISGVDPIEQITKRCIRFVKNIEADLSGCVLCRGYDFSKSGFGPRTILLCDQCEMEFHVGCLREHKMAYLKELPEGEWFCSMDCTRINSTLQKLLVRGPEKLPESLLDVIKRKQEERGLDTINDTDVRWRLLSGKIVSPETRFYLSEAVAIFHDCFAPIIDSISGRDLIPAMVYGQNVRGQEFGGMYCALLMVNSSVVSAGILRVFGRDVAELPLVATSNGNHGKGYFQILFSCIEKLLSFLNVKSLVLPAAEEAESIWTDKFGFERMKPEQLSKYRRSCCHMVTFKGTSMLQKMVRQYRVIDT; from the exons ATGAAGCGAGAGTTCGAGTTTCAGCCTGAGCCGGACAATTCACTCGGTGGTCGGACTCCGACCGATACGACTGAGTCCACTTCTTCTCGTATTGAAGTTTATGACACTGTTAATAGTAATTGTAAGAGATTCAAAGGTTCTTTGGTGAACGGTTTAATTGTTTATACTCGTGAAAGAAAGTCTCGGTTTAATTGGTCTAACGGACTTTCCGAGAATGGCCATAATGAGCAACTTAGGAGCCCGGATGAACGCGAAATTAATGTTAACGCTTCGGTTGAGGATGGCCGTAAGGGTAAAGAGGTCCAAATTGTAGATGGTGACCACCTCATTTGTAAAGATAAAGAGTTGGTACGATCTCCAGCCAAGGAAGGAGGCCCCGCGGGAAATATTGTGGTGATTGCTACTCAGAGTTGCGAGGGAAAGAATGATTTTCCAGAAAAAGAAGTTAGGTCGTTCACGCCGTCGGCAGTAAGACCGAAGGTCAAGCCGGAGCCGACGGAGAGTTTGTTAAATGCATCAGAGGATTTGGATGGGGAGGCAACGGGTGGAGTAAATTTGACACCGAAGAATAAGTTGGAATTGAAAATGTCGAAGAAGATTGCTCTGAATAAGAAGCCGATGACCGTCAGGGAGCTGTTTGAGACTGGCTTGCTCGATGGGGTGACTGTGGTTTATATGGGTTGCCACAAG TTTCAGGGATCTGGTCTTCGCGGCACAATTAGAGATGGTGGAATTTTGTGCTCGTGTACTTCCTGCAATGGATGCAGA GTTATTCCTCCTTCCAAATTTGAGATGCATGCTTGTAAAACATACAAGCGGGCGGCACAGTATATTTGTCTTGAAAATGGGAAGAGCCTGCTCGATCTGTTGAGGGCATGTAGGGCCTCTCCTCTGCATACTTTGGAGGCAACAATTCAGAACATCATTGGTTCCACAcctgaagaaaaatattttacctgTAAAAGATGCAAAG GGTGCTTTCCTAGGTCTTGTGTGGCAAAAACGGGGCTTCTATGCAATTCATGTGTGGACTCATTGGAATCTCATGATACCCCTACGCACGAGGATGGTAAAAG GGCATCAACATCAGTAGTGTTTTCAAAGCCCTCCAGAACTGCTTCAGGTTCTATTTCTCCGCACAATAAGGGCCAATGGAAAGCTTCAGTCTCTGTTTCTCctcaaaataaaagtcaatGGAAGTTAAAAACAAA GTCACCAAAACGAGTTCTCTTCTCAAAGTACTCTAAAAGTGCTTCCGCATGtattacttcaaaaaataaaagaccttGGAAAAGAACAGAAAA ATCATCAAAATCAGTTTTGATCTCAAGATCCTCCAAAAGTGTTTCCTTCTCCATTCCTTCACAAAACAAGAGTCCATGGAAAATAACAACAAA AGATCAACGGTTGCATAAGCTGGTTTTTGAGGAAGATGGGTTGCCTGACGGAACTGAAGTGGCATATTATGCACGTGGACAG AAAATACTTGAGGGTTATAAAAAGGGCTTTGGTATATTTTGTCGTTGCTGCAATAGTGAG GTCAGCCCTTCACAGTTTGAAGCTCATGCTGGCTGGGGGTCTCGCAGGAAACC TTATGCATATGTCTACACTTCCAATGGCGTATCTCTCCATGAACTggcaatctctctctcaaaagacCGCAAGTATTCTGCCAAGGACAATGATAACCTATGCATCATTTGTGCAGATGGTGGGAATCTTTTGCTTTGCGATGGATGTCCAAGGGCCTTCCACAAAG AATGTGCATCTTTAACTAGTATCCCTCGTGGCGATTGGTACTGTACATATTGCCAGAATATGTTCCAAAGAGAAAAATTTGTGGAGCATAACGAAAATGCTGTTGCAGCTGGAAGGATTTCTGGAGTGGATCCCATCGAACAAATAACCAAGAGATGCATCCGTTTTGTCAAAAACATAGAAGCGGACCTTAGTGGATGTGTGTTATGCAG AGGTTATGATTTTAGCAAATCTGGGTTCGGGCCCAGGACGATTTTACTTTGTGATCAG TGTGAGATGGAATTTCATGTTGGCTGTTTGAGGGAGCACAAAATGGCATATCTGAAG GAATTGCCAGAAGGGGAGTGGTTCTGTAGCATGGATTGCACCAGGATAAATTCTACTTTGCAGAAGTTGCTAGTAAGAGGACCTGAGAAGCTCCCAGAGTCTCTTTTGGATGTTATCAAGAGGAAGCAAGAGGAGAGAGGTTTGGACACCATTAATGATACCGACGTTAGATGGAGGCTTCTTAGTGGTAAAATTGTATCTCCCGAAACTAGATTTTATCTTTCAGAAGCGGTTGCCATCTTCCAT GATTGCTTTGCCCCTATAATTGATTCAATTAGTGGACGTGACCTTATTCCCGCCATGGTTTACGG ACAGAATGTAAGGGGCCAGGAATTTGGGGGAATGTACTGTGCATTATTAATGGTCAA CTCATCTGTTGTATCAGCTGGAATTCTCCGAGTATTTGGCCGAGATGTTGCGGAACTCCCTTTAGTTGCAACAAGTAATGGTAACCATGGGAAG GGCTACTTCCAAATCTTGTTTTCCTGCATTGAGAAGCTGCTGTCTTTCCTGAATGTGAAGAGCCTTGTCCTCCCAGCTGCAGAAGAAGCGGAATCCATATGGACGGATAAATTTGGTTTTGAGAGGATGAAACCTGAGCAG CTGAGCAAATACCGAAGAAGCTGCTGTCATATGGTGACCTTCAAAGGAACATCCATGCTTCAGAAAATGGTTCGCCAATATCGAGTCATCGACACTTGA
- the LOC109013110 gene encoding uncharacterized protein LOC109013110 isoform X1, with protein sequence MKREFEFQPEPDNSLGGRTPTDTTESTSSRIEVYDTVNSNCKRFKGSLVNGLIVYTRERKSRFNWSNGLSENGHNEQLRSPDEREINVNASVEDGRKGKEVQIVDGDHLICKDKELVRSPAKEGGPAGNIVVIATQSCEGKNDFPEKEVRSFTPSAVRPKVKPEPTESLLNASEDLDGEATGGVNLTPKNKLELKMSKKIALNKKPMTVRELFETGLLDGVTVVYMGCHKFQGSGLRGTIRDGGILCSCTSCNGCRVIPPSKFEMHACKTYKRAAQYICLENGKSLLDLLRACRASPLHTLEATIQNIIGSTPEEKYFTCKRCKGCFPRSCVAKTGLLCNSCVDSLESHDTPTHEDGKRSGASTSVVFSKPSRTASGSISPHNKGQWKASVSVSPQNKSQWKLKTKSPKRVLFSKYSKSASACITSKNKRPWKRTEKSSKSVLISRSSKSVSFSIPSQNKSPWKITTKDQRLHKLVFEEDGLPDGTEVAYYARGQKILEGYKKGFGIFCRCCNSEVSPSQFEAHAGWGSRRKPYAYVYTSNGVSLHELAISLSKDRKYSAKDNDNLCIICADGGNLLLCDGCPRAFHKECASLTSIPRGDWYCTYCQNMFQREKFVEHNENAVAAGRISGVDPIEQITKRCIRFVKNIEADLSGCVLCRGYDFSKSGFGPRTILLCDQCEMEFHVGCLREHKMAYLKELPEGEWFCSMDCTRINSTLQKLLVRGPEKLPESLLDVIKRKQEERGLDTINDTDVRWRLLSGKIVSPETRFYLSEAVAIFHDCFAPIIDSISGRDLIPAMVYGQNVRGQEFGGMYCALLMVNSSVVSAGILRVFGRDVAELPLVATSNGNHGKGYFQILFSCIEKLLSFLNVKSLVLPAAEEAESIWTDKFGFERMKPEQLSKYRRSCCHMVTFKGTSMLQKMVRQYRVIDT encoded by the exons ATGAAGCGAGAGTTCGAGTTTCAGCCTGAGCCGGACAATTCACTCGGTGGTCGGACTCCGACCGATACGACTGAGTCCACTTCTTCTCGTATTGAAGTTTATGACACTGTTAATAGTAATTGTAAGAGATTCAAAGGTTCTTTGGTGAACGGTTTAATTGTTTATACTCGTGAAAGAAAGTCTCGGTTTAATTGGTCTAACGGACTTTCCGAGAATGGCCATAATGAGCAACTTAGGAGCCCGGATGAACGCGAAATTAATGTTAACGCTTCGGTTGAGGATGGCCGTAAGGGTAAAGAGGTCCAAATTGTAGATGGTGACCACCTCATTTGTAAAGATAAAGAGTTGGTACGATCTCCAGCCAAGGAAGGAGGCCCCGCGGGAAATATTGTGGTGATTGCTACTCAGAGTTGCGAGGGAAAGAATGATTTTCCAGAAAAAGAAGTTAGGTCGTTCACGCCGTCGGCAGTAAGACCGAAGGTCAAGCCGGAGCCGACGGAGAGTTTGTTAAATGCATCAGAGGATTTGGATGGGGAGGCAACGGGTGGAGTAAATTTGACACCGAAGAATAAGTTGGAATTGAAAATGTCGAAGAAGATTGCTCTGAATAAGAAGCCGATGACCGTCAGGGAGCTGTTTGAGACTGGCTTGCTCGATGGGGTGACTGTGGTTTATATGGGTTGCCACAAG TTTCAGGGATCTGGTCTTCGCGGCACAATTAGAGATGGTGGAATTTTGTGCTCGTGTACTTCCTGCAATGGATGCAGA GTTATTCCTCCTTCCAAATTTGAGATGCATGCTTGTAAAACATACAAGCGGGCGGCACAGTATATTTGTCTTGAAAATGGGAAGAGCCTGCTCGATCTGTTGAGGGCATGTAGGGCCTCTCCTCTGCATACTTTGGAGGCAACAATTCAGAACATCATTGGTTCCACAcctgaagaaaaatattttacctgTAAAAGATGCAAAG GGTGCTTTCCTAGGTCTTGTGTGGCAAAAACGGGGCTTCTATGCAATTCATGTGTGGACTCATTGGAATCTCATGATACCCCTACGCACGAGGATGGTAAAAGGTCCGG GGCATCAACATCAGTAGTGTTTTCAAAGCCCTCCAGAACTGCTTCAGGTTCTATTTCTCCGCACAATAAGGGCCAATGGAAAGCTTCAGTCTCTGTTTCTCctcaaaataaaagtcaatGGAAGTTAAAAACAAA GTCACCAAAACGAGTTCTCTTCTCAAAGTACTCTAAAAGTGCTTCCGCATGtattacttcaaaaaataaaagaccttGGAAAAGAACAGAAAA ATCATCAAAATCAGTTTTGATCTCAAGATCCTCCAAAAGTGTTTCCTTCTCCATTCCTTCACAAAACAAGAGTCCATGGAAAATAACAACAAA AGATCAACGGTTGCATAAGCTGGTTTTTGAGGAAGATGGGTTGCCTGACGGAACTGAAGTGGCATATTATGCACGTGGACAG AAAATACTTGAGGGTTATAAAAAGGGCTTTGGTATATTTTGTCGTTGCTGCAATAGTGAG GTCAGCCCTTCACAGTTTGAAGCTCATGCTGGCTGGGGGTCTCGCAGGAAACC TTATGCATATGTCTACACTTCCAATGGCGTATCTCTCCATGAACTggcaatctctctctcaaaagacCGCAAGTATTCTGCCAAGGACAATGATAACCTATGCATCATTTGTGCAGATGGTGGGAATCTTTTGCTTTGCGATGGATGTCCAAGGGCCTTCCACAAAG AATGTGCATCTTTAACTAGTATCCCTCGTGGCGATTGGTACTGTACATATTGCCAGAATATGTTCCAAAGAGAAAAATTTGTGGAGCATAACGAAAATGCTGTTGCAGCTGGAAGGATTTCTGGAGTGGATCCCATCGAACAAATAACCAAGAGATGCATCCGTTTTGTCAAAAACATAGAAGCGGACCTTAGTGGATGTGTGTTATGCAG AGGTTATGATTTTAGCAAATCTGGGTTCGGGCCCAGGACGATTTTACTTTGTGATCAG TGTGAGATGGAATTTCATGTTGGCTGTTTGAGGGAGCACAAAATGGCATATCTGAAG GAATTGCCAGAAGGGGAGTGGTTCTGTAGCATGGATTGCACCAGGATAAATTCTACTTTGCAGAAGTTGCTAGTAAGAGGACCTGAGAAGCTCCCAGAGTCTCTTTTGGATGTTATCAAGAGGAAGCAAGAGGAGAGAGGTTTGGACACCATTAATGATACCGACGTTAGATGGAGGCTTCTTAGTGGTAAAATTGTATCTCCCGAAACTAGATTTTATCTTTCAGAAGCGGTTGCCATCTTCCAT GATTGCTTTGCCCCTATAATTGATTCAATTAGTGGACGTGACCTTATTCCCGCCATGGTTTACGG ACAGAATGTAAGGGGCCAGGAATTTGGGGGAATGTACTGTGCATTATTAATGGTCAA CTCATCTGTTGTATCAGCTGGAATTCTCCGAGTATTTGGCCGAGATGTTGCGGAACTCCCTTTAGTTGCAACAAGTAATGGTAACCATGGGAAG GGCTACTTCCAAATCTTGTTTTCCTGCATTGAGAAGCTGCTGTCTTTCCTGAATGTGAAGAGCCTTGTCCTCCCAGCTGCAGAAGAAGCGGAATCCATATGGACGGATAAATTTGGTTTTGAGAGGATGAAACCTGAGCAG CTGAGCAAATACCGAAGAAGCTGCTGTCATATGGTGACCTTCAAAGGAACATCCATGCTTCAGAAAATGGTTCGCCAATATCGAGTCATCGACACTTGA
- the LOC109013110 gene encoding uncharacterized protein LOC109013110 isoform X3, with amino-acid sequence MKREFEFQPEPDNSLGGRTPTDTTESTSSRIEVYDTVNSNCKRFKGSLVNGLIVYTRERKSRFNWSNGLSENGHNEQLRSPDEREINVNASVEDGRKGKEVQIVDGDHLICKDKELVRSPAKEGGPAGNIVVIATQSCEGKNDFPEKEVRSFTPSAVRPKVKPEPTESLLNASEDLDGEATGGVNLTPKNKLELKMSKKIALNKKPMTVRELFETGLLDGVTVVYMGCHKFQGSGLRGTIRDGGILCSCTSCNGCRVIPPSKFEMHACKTYKRAAQYICLENGKSLLDLLRACRASPLHTLEATIQNIIGSTPEEKYFTCKRCKGCFPRSCVAKTGLLCNSCVDSLESHDTPTHEDGKRSGASTSVVFSKPSRTASGSISPHNKGQWKASVSVSPQNKSQWKLKTKSPKRVLFSKYSKSASACITSKNKRPWKRTEKSSKSVLISRSSKSVSFSIPSQNKSPWKITTKDQRLHKLVFEEDGLPDGTEVAYYARGQKILEGYKKGFGIFCRCCNSEVSPSQFEAHAGWGSRRKPYAYVYTSNGVSLHELAISLSKDRKYSAKDNDNLCIICADGGNLLLCDGCPRAFHKECASLTSIPRGDWYCTYCQNMFQREKFVEHNENAVAAGRISGVDPIEQITKRCIRFVKNIEADLSGCVLCRGYDFSKSGFGPRTILLCDQCEMEFHVGCLREHKMAYLKELPEGEWFCSMDCTRINSTLQKLLVRGPEKLPESLLDVIKRKQEERGLDTINDTDVRWRLLSGKIVSPETRFYLSEAVAIFHDCFAPIIDSISGRDLIPAMVYGQNVRGQEFGGMYCALLMVK; translated from the exons ATGAAGCGAGAGTTCGAGTTTCAGCCTGAGCCGGACAATTCACTCGGTGGTCGGACTCCGACCGATACGACTGAGTCCACTTCTTCTCGTATTGAAGTTTATGACACTGTTAATAGTAATTGTAAGAGATTCAAAGGTTCTTTGGTGAACGGTTTAATTGTTTATACTCGTGAAAGAAAGTCTCGGTTTAATTGGTCTAACGGACTTTCCGAGAATGGCCATAATGAGCAACTTAGGAGCCCGGATGAACGCGAAATTAATGTTAACGCTTCGGTTGAGGATGGCCGTAAGGGTAAAGAGGTCCAAATTGTAGATGGTGACCACCTCATTTGTAAAGATAAAGAGTTGGTACGATCTCCAGCCAAGGAAGGAGGCCCCGCGGGAAATATTGTGGTGATTGCTACTCAGAGTTGCGAGGGAAAGAATGATTTTCCAGAAAAAGAAGTTAGGTCGTTCACGCCGTCGGCAGTAAGACCGAAGGTCAAGCCGGAGCCGACGGAGAGTTTGTTAAATGCATCAGAGGATTTGGATGGGGAGGCAACGGGTGGAGTAAATTTGACACCGAAGAATAAGTTGGAATTGAAAATGTCGAAGAAGATTGCTCTGAATAAGAAGCCGATGACCGTCAGGGAGCTGTTTGAGACTGGCTTGCTCGATGGGGTGACTGTGGTTTATATGGGTTGCCACAAG TTTCAGGGATCTGGTCTTCGCGGCACAATTAGAGATGGTGGAATTTTGTGCTCGTGTACTTCCTGCAATGGATGCAGA GTTATTCCTCCTTCCAAATTTGAGATGCATGCTTGTAAAACATACAAGCGGGCGGCACAGTATATTTGTCTTGAAAATGGGAAGAGCCTGCTCGATCTGTTGAGGGCATGTAGGGCCTCTCCTCTGCATACTTTGGAGGCAACAATTCAGAACATCATTGGTTCCACAcctgaagaaaaatattttacctgTAAAAGATGCAAAG GGTGCTTTCCTAGGTCTTGTGTGGCAAAAACGGGGCTTCTATGCAATTCATGTGTGGACTCATTGGAATCTCATGATACCCCTACGCACGAGGATGGTAAAAGGTCCGG GGCATCAACATCAGTAGTGTTTTCAAAGCCCTCCAGAACTGCTTCAGGTTCTATTTCTCCGCACAATAAGGGCCAATGGAAAGCTTCAGTCTCTGTTTCTCctcaaaataaaagtcaatGGAAGTTAAAAACAAA GTCACCAAAACGAGTTCTCTTCTCAAAGTACTCTAAAAGTGCTTCCGCATGtattacttcaaaaaataaaagaccttGGAAAAGAACAGAAAA ATCATCAAAATCAGTTTTGATCTCAAGATCCTCCAAAAGTGTTTCCTTCTCCATTCCTTCACAAAACAAGAGTCCATGGAAAATAACAACAAA AGATCAACGGTTGCATAAGCTGGTTTTTGAGGAAGATGGGTTGCCTGACGGAACTGAAGTGGCATATTATGCACGTGGACAG AAAATACTTGAGGGTTATAAAAAGGGCTTTGGTATATTTTGTCGTTGCTGCAATAGTGAG GTCAGCCCTTCACAGTTTGAAGCTCATGCTGGCTGGGGGTCTCGCAGGAAACC TTATGCATATGTCTACACTTCCAATGGCGTATCTCTCCATGAACTggcaatctctctctcaaaagacCGCAAGTATTCTGCCAAGGACAATGATAACCTATGCATCATTTGTGCAGATGGTGGGAATCTTTTGCTTTGCGATGGATGTCCAAGGGCCTTCCACAAAG AATGTGCATCTTTAACTAGTATCCCTCGTGGCGATTGGTACTGTACATATTGCCAGAATATGTTCCAAAGAGAAAAATTTGTGGAGCATAACGAAAATGCTGTTGCAGCTGGAAGGATTTCTGGAGTGGATCCCATCGAACAAATAACCAAGAGATGCATCCGTTTTGTCAAAAACATAGAAGCGGACCTTAGTGGATGTGTGTTATGCAG AGGTTATGATTTTAGCAAATCTGGGTTCGGGCCCAGGACGATTTTACTTTGTGATCAG TGTGAGATGGAATTTCATGTTGGCTGTTTGAGGGAGCACAAAATGGCATATCTGAAG GAATTGCCAGAAGGGGAGTGGTTCTGTAGCATGGATTGCACCAGGATAAATTCTACTTTGCAGAAGTTGCTAGTAAGAGGACCTGAGAAGCTCCCAGAGTCTCTTTTGGATGTTATCAAGAGGAAGCAAGAGGAGAGAGGTTTGGACACCATTAATGATACCGACGTTAGATGGAGGCTTCTTAGTGGTAAAATTGTATCTCCCGAAACTAGATTTTATCTTTCAGAAGCGGTTGCCATCTTCCAT GATTGCTTTGCCCCTATAATTGATTCAATTAGTGGACGTGACCTTATTCCCGCCATGGTTTACGG ACAGAATGTAAGGGGCCAGGAATTTGGGGGAATGTACTGTGCATTATTAATGGTCAAGTAA
- the LOC109013110 gene encoding uncharacterized protein LOC109013110 isoform X4 translates to MKREFEFQPEPDNSLGGRTPTDTTESTSSRIEVYDTVNSNCKRFKGSLVNGLIVYTRERKSRFNWSNGLSENGHNEQLRSPDEREINVNASVEDGRKGKEVQIVDGDHLICKDKELVRSPAKEGGPAGNIVVIATQSCEGKNDFPEKEVRSFTPSAVRPKVKPEPTESLLNASEDLDGEATGGVNLTPKNKLELKMSKKIALNKKPMTVRELFETGLLDGVTVVYMGCHKFQGSGLRGTIRDGGILCSCTSCNGCRVIPPSKFEMHACKTYKRAAQYICLENGKSLLDLLRACRASPLHTLEATIQNIIGSTPEEKYFTCKRCKGCFPRSCVAKTGLLCNSCVDSLESHDTPTHEDGKRSGASTSVVFSKPSRTASGSISPHNKGQWKASVSVSPQNKSQWKLKTKSPKRVLFSKYSKSASACITSKNKRPWKRTEKSSKSVLISRSSKSVSFSIPSQNKSPWKITTKDQRLHKLVFEEDGLPDGTEVAYYARGQKILEGYKKGFGIFCRCCNSEVSPSQFEAHAGWGSRRKPYAYVYTSNGVSLHELAISLSKDRKYSAKDNDNLCIICADGGNLLLCDGCPRAFHKECASLTSIPRGDWYCTYCQNMFQREKFVEHNENAVAAGRISGVDPIEQITKRCIRFVKNIEADLSGCVLCRGYDFSKSGFGPRTILLCDQCEMEFHVGCLREHKMAYLKELPEGEWFCSMDCTRINSTLQKLLVRGPEKLPESLLDVIKRKQEERGLDTINDTDVRWRLLSGKIVSPETRFYLSEAVAIFHDCFAPIIDSISGRDLIPAMVYGM, encoded by the exons ATGAAGCGAGAGTTCGAGTTTCAGCCTGAGCCGGACAATTCACTCGGTGGTCGGACTCCGACCGATACGACTGAGTCCACTTCTTCTCGTATTGAAGTTTATGACACTGTTAATAGTAATTGTAAGAGATTCAAAGGTTCTTTGGTGAACGGTTTAATTGTTTATACTCGTGAAAGAAAGTCTCGGTTTAATTGGTCTAACGGACTTTCCGAGAATGGCCATAATGAGCAACTTAGGAGCCCGGATGAACGCGAAATTAATGTTAACGCTTCGGTTGAGGATGGCCGTAAGGGTAAAGAGGTCCAAATTGTAGATGGTGACCACCTCATTTGTAAAGATAAAGAGTTGGTACGATCTCCAGCCAAGGAAGGAGGCCCCGCGGGAAATATTGTGGTGATTGCTACTCAGAGTTGCGAGGGAAAGAATGATTTTCCAGAAAAAGAAGTTAGGTCGTTCACGCCGTCGGCAGTAAGACCGAAGGTCAAGCCGGAGCCGACGGAGAGTTTGTTAAATGCATCAGAGGATTTGGATGGGGAGGCAACGGGTGGAGTAAATTTGACACCGAAGAATAAGTTGGAATTGAAAATGTCGAAGAAGATTGCTCTGAATAAGAAGCCGATGACCGTCAGGGAGCTGTTTGAGACTGGCTTGCTCGATGGGGTGACTGTGGTTTATATGGGTTGCCACAAG TTTCAGGGATCTGGTCTTCGCGGCACAATTAGAGATGGTGGAATTTTGTGCTCGTGTACTTCCTGCAATGGATGCAGA GTTATTCCTCCTTCCAAATTTGAGATGCATGCTTGTAAAACATACAAGCGGGCGGCACAGTATATTTGTCTTGAAAATGGGAAGAGCCTGCTCGATCTGTTGAGGGCATGTAGGGCCTCTCCTCTGCATACTTTGGAGGCAACAATTCAGAACATCATTGGTTCCACAcctgaagaaaaatattttacctgTAAAAGATGCAAAG GGTGCTTTCCTAGGTCTTGTGTGGCAAAAACGGGGCTTCTATGCAATTCATGTGTGGACTCATTGGAATCTCATGATACCCCTACGCACGAGGATGGTAAAAGGTCCGG GGCATCAACATCAGTAGTGTTTTCAAAGCCCTCCAGAACTGCTTCAGGTTCTATTTCTCCGCACAATAAGGGCCAATGGAAAGCTTCAGTCTCTGTTTCTCctcaaaataaaagtcaatGGAAGTTAAAAACAAA GTCACCAAAACGAGTTCTCTTCTCAAAGTACTCTAAAAGTGCTTCCGCATGtattacttcaaaaaataaaagaccttGGAAAAGAACAGAAAA ATCATCAAAATCAGTTTTGATCTCAAGATCCTCCAAAAGTGTTTCCTTCTCCATTCCTTCACAAAACAAGAGTCCATGGAAAATAACAACAAA AGATCAACGGTTGCATAAGCTGGTTTTTGAGGAAGATGGGTTGCCTGACGGAACTGAAGTGGCATATTATGCACGTGGACAG AAAATACTTGAGGGTTATAAAAAGGGCTTTGGTATATTTTGTCGTTGCTGCAATAGTGAG GTCAGCCCTTCACAGTTTGAAGCTCATGCTGGCTGGGGGTCTCGCAGGAAACC TTATGCATATGTCTACACTTCCAATGGCGTATCTCTCCATGAACTggcaatctctctctcaaaagacCGCAAGTATTCTGCCAAGGACAATGATAACCTATGCATCATTTGTGCAGATGGTGGGAATCTTTTGCTTTGCGATGGATGTCCAAGGGCCTTCCACAAAG AATGTGCATCTTTAACTAGTATCCCTCGTGGCGATTGGTACTGTACATATTGCCAGAATATGTTCCAAAGAGAAAAATTTGTGGAGCATAACGAAAATGCTGTTGCAGCTGGAAGGATTTCTGGAGTGGATCCCATCGAACAAATAACCAAGAGATGCATCCGTTTTGTCAAAAACATAGAAGCGGACCTTAGTGGATGTGTGTTATGCAG AGGTTATGATTTTAGCAAATCTGGGTTCGGGCCCAGGACGATTTTACTTTGTGATCAG TGTGAGATGGAATTTCATGTTGGCTGTTTGAGGGAGCACAAAATGGCATATCTGAAG GAATTGCCAGAAGGGGAGTGGTTCTGTAGCATGGATTGCACCAGGATAAATTCTACTTTGCAGAAGTTGCTAGTAAGAGGACCTGAGAAGCTCCCAGAGTCTCTTTTGGATGTTATCAAGAGGAAGCAAGAGGAGAGAGGTTTGGACACCATTAATGATACCGACGTTAGATGGAGGCTTCTTAGTGGTAAAATTGTATCTCCCGAAACTAGATTTTATCTTTCAGAAGCGGTTGCCATCTTCCAT GATTGCTTTGCCCCTATAATTGATTCAATTAGTGGACGTGACCTTATTCCCGCCATGGTTTACGG AATGTAA